Proteins encoded by one window of Methanofastidiosum sp.:
- a CDS encoding NAD-binding protein, whose translation MGIERMEEIEGHIIICGYGRIGRVIVSELKEMNSKFVIVEINENLTKMISETTDYNVVLGDARKEDILRKAGIEKAKIIITALNEDSDNVFTAITAKSMNDKIRIISTSANLENMDKLYKIGVNQVVSPQVVTGKILAYAVNIPDFLTFIDRIFLSNNENICMVALKEDLYGKTVNYVGDEVFAIVRDDKIIRNPNTEDKLQKGDKLIIVH comes from the coding sequence TTGGGTATTGAAAGAATGGAAGAAATTGAAGGTCATATTATAATATGTGGTTACGGCAGAATTGGAAGAGTAATTGTTTCAGAGCTAAAAGAGATGAATTCAAAATTTGTCATTGTAGAGATTAATGAAAATTTAACAAAAATGATTTCTGAAACAACAGATTATAATGTTGTGCTAGGGGATGCCCGAAAAGAAGATATTTTAAGAAAAGCAGGAATTGAAAAAGCCAAAATTATAATCACAGCTTTAAATGAAGATTCCGATAACGTGTTTACTGCAATTACTGCAAAATCAATGAACGATAAAATAAGGATTATTTCCACTTCTGCCAATCTAGAGAATATGGATAAACTCTACAAAATTGGAGTGAATCAGGTTGTATCCCCTCAAGTAGTTACTGGAAAAATACTTGCATATGCCGTCAATATTCCTGATTTCCTGACATTTATTGATAGAATATTCCTCTCTAATAATGAAAATATTTGCATGGTTGCATTAAAGGAAGACCTTTATGGAAAAACTGTTAATTATGTAGGGGACGAAGTATTTGCAATTGTCAGAGATGACAAAATTATAAGAAATCCAAATACAGAAGATAAGTTGCAAAAAGGAGACAAACTCATAATTGTTCACTAG
- a CDS encoding SprT-like domain-containing protein, whose amino-acid sequence MDVKLTQIISNVSINLGFRYKVVSEYYSYKSIKNTARVKKGILYVRVSDKLREAPQEVKESLAYILLSKIKGIRVAPRYKRTYNDYIHNLIINEPFDIINGIHDPVGSYFDLDEIFLRINNNFFSNEISKPSLRWSKRRAYRIFGRYDRSKNEIVVSSLLDDKRTPRFVVEYIMYHEMLHIKFGFIYKRGRRKIHTGQFKKEEEKFPFYKESIDYLKKISGRERKFLF is encoded by the coding sequence ATGGATGTTAAATTAACTCAAATAATTTCTAATGTATCGATTAATCTTGGATTTAGATATAAGGTAGTTTCAGAGTATTATTCTTATAAAAGTATAAAGAATACAGCTAGGGTGAAAAAAGGTATTTTATATGTAAGAGTTTCAGATAAATTGAGGGAGGCACCTCAGGAAGTAAAAGAATCTCTTGCATATATTCTTCTATCTAAGATTAAAGGGATTAGGGTGGCCCCAAGATACAAAAGAACATATAATGATTACATCCACAACCTCATAATAAATGAACCTTTTGATATTATAAATGGAATACATGATCCAGTTGGAAGTTATTTTGACCTAGACGAAATATTTCTTAGAATTAATAATAATTTCTTTTCTAACGAAATATCTAAGCCTTCATTAAGGTGGTCTAAAAGAAGGGCTTATCGAATTTTTGGAAGATACGACCGTTCTAAAAATGAGATAGTAGTTTCAAGTCTTTTAGATGATAAGAGAACGCCTAGATTTGTAGTTGAGTATATAATGTACCATGAGATGTTGCATATTAAATTTGGATTCATTTATAAGAGGGGCAGAAGGAAAATACATACAGGACAATTTAAAAAAGAGGAAGAGAAATTCCCTTTTTATAAAGAATCTATTGACTATTTAAAAAAGATATCTGGAAGAGAAAGGAAATTTCTTTTTTAG
- a CDS encoding bifunctional precorrin-2 dehydrogenase/sirohydrochlorin ferrochelatase produces the protein MYFPIILNTEKKVLIIGAGNVSLRKTKKLLEFTDKIKVVSSEFHKDFDNLNIEKLKMEINEENFPTLLNEEICFVILSLNNKELNKNLCKICKNYNIMANVVDNKDISDIIFPAVIERENLLVAISTKGECPYYSKKLKEELTEFIDRKEREAKILINARKKGEILDETYGRIKRGV, from the coding sequence TTGTACTTCCCAATAATTCTGAATACAGAAAAAAAAGTTTTAATTATCGGTGCAGGCAATGTATCCTTAAGAAAAACAAAAAAACTTCTAGAATTTACAGATAAAATCAAAGTTGTTTCGTCAGAATTTCACAAAGACTTTGATAATTTAAATATAGAAAAATTAAAAATGGAAATAAATGAAGAAAATTTTCCTACACTCCTAAACGAAGAAATCTGTTTTGTTATACTATCATTAAATAACAAGGAACTGAATAAAAATCTCTGTAAAATATGCAAGAACTATAATATAATGGCAAATGTAGTCGACAATAAAGACATATCAGATATAATCTTTCCAGCGGTCATAGAAAGAGAAAATCTACTTGTGGCAATATCCACCAAAGGCGAATGCCCTTACTATTCCAAAAAACTTAAAGAAGAATTAACTGAATTTATCGATAGAAAGGAAAGGGAAGCAAAAATCTTGATTAATGCTAGAAAAAAAGGAGAAATCCTTGATGAGACCTATGGAAGGATAAAGAGGGGAGTATAG
- the hemA gene encoding glutamyl-tRNA reductase yields MFLLNFKITYQNAPVHVREKFSFSKKHRNELMRQICCETGVKGCVILNTCNRTEIYAVADRGESIEGIILLLKDISQDVENYLEVSSGNEAIRHLFRVSSGLESLIIGENQILSQVKNNYFECKSECSTDSLLDIIFNQAIRVGKLVRTDTDISKGGVSVGSAAVKLAEEIFGSLIDKRILIVGAGEMSCLIAKSLSSKGVEGVYVSNRNYETAKNIAETIGGQALKFDYLIDHIKVSDLVITATSAPHTIIHASDIKEIIKERNKDLVIIDIAIPKDVDELVGEIEGVHLYNIDSLSEIAKENMEIRREEAEKASLLVEEELNKLETNLKGMFVEPYIADVWMKAEYIRKTEVDRAIKMLKINDEKDIMIIEDLTKAIVSKVLHKPVRDLREKVYNKLEAVESSQKLD; encoded by the coding sequence ATGTTCCTACTAAACTTTAAAATTACTTATCAAAATGCGCCCGTACATGTAAGGGAAAAATTCTCCTTTTCAAAAAAGCATAGAAATGAACTTATGCGACAAATATGCTGTGAAACTGGAGTAAAAGGATGTGTCATATTAAATACATGTAACAGAACAGAAATATATGCTGTAGCGGACAGAGGAGAATCTATAGAAGGAATCATACTCCTTTTAAAAGACATAAGCCAAGATGTTGAGAATTATTTAGAAGTTTCTAGTGGAAATGAAGCAATAAGGCATTTGTTTAGAGTTTCTTCAGGCTTAGAATCACTAATAATAGGCGAAAATCAGATTCTATCCCAAGTTAAAAATAATTATTTTGAATGTAAGAGTGAATGTTCAACAGATTCTTTATTAGATATTATCTTTAATCAGGCGATAAGAGTAGGAAAACTTGTAAGAACAGATACAGATATTTCTAAAGGAGGGGTTTCAGTTGGCAGTGCGGCTGTTAAACTTGCCGAAGAAATATTTGGATCCTTAATTGATAAAAGAATATTAATCGTTGGAGCAGGAGAAATGAGTTGTCTTATTGCAAAGTCGCTTTCATCAAAAGGTGTTGAAGGGGTTTATGTTTCTAATAGAAATTATGAAACAGCGAAAAATATTGCAGAAACAATTGGAGGCCAAGCATTAAAATTTGACTATTTAATTGATCACATTAAAGTTTCAGATCTTGTTATAACTGCAACTTCTGCACCTCACACAATAATTCATGCAAGCGACATTAAAGAAATAATAAAAGAAAGAAATAAAGATCTTGTAATTATTGACATTGCGATACCAAAAGATGTGGATGAATTGGTCGGAGAAATTGAAGGTGTCCACTTATATAATATTGATTCCCTTTCGGAGATAGCAAAAGAGAATATGGAAATAAGAAGAGAAGAAGCGGAAAAGGCCTCATTATTAGTAGAAGAAGAGTTAAACAAACTTGAAACTAATCTCAAGGGGATGTTTGTAGAGCCATATATAGCAGATGTCTGGATGAAAGCCGAGTATATAAGAAAAACAGAAGTGGATAGGGCTATAAAGATGCTAAAAATCAATGATGAAAAAGATATAATGATTATAGAAGATCTGACAAAGGCCATCGTTTCTAAGGTACTCCACAAACCAGTCAGAGATTTAAGAGAAAAGGTATACAATAAATTGGAGGCGGTAGAATCTTCCCAGAAGTTAGATTGA
- the hemB gene encoding porphobilinogen synthase produces the protein MFPEVRLRRLRKNEKLRELLKEHDVNSSDLIYPIFVHEKNILEEIPSMPGQFRYPVSELESITKKVEDLGIPGVLLFGMPEKKDDFGSEAYSDKGIVQKAIRAIKEKTDLLILTDICLCQYTSHGHCGVVCDGTIKNDDTLKLLSKTALSHAKAGADIVAPSDMMDGRVKAIRTELDKNSFEDILIMSYAAKFLSSFYGPFREAAHSAPVFGDRRTYQMEPANILEALREVELDIKEGADIIMVKPALPYLDVIYRVKERFEMPTAAYNVSGEYSMIKAASKMGWIDENKVIKELLLGIKRAGADLIISYFALEYASL, from the coding sequence ATCTTCCCAGAAGTTAGATTGAGAAGGCTAAGAAAAAATGAAAAATTGAGAGAACTACTTAAAGAACACGATGTAAATTCAAGTGACCTAATTTATCCCATATTTGTTCATGAAAAAAATATACTAGAAGAGATACCTTCTATGCCCGGCCAATTTAGATATCCTGTATCAGAATTAGAATCCATAACAAAAAAAGTTGAAGATCTTGGAATTCCAGGAGTCTTACTCTTTGGTATGCCCGAAAAAAAAGATGACTTTGGGAGTGAAGCATATAGCGATAAAGGAATCGTTCAAAAGGCTATAAGGGCAATAAAAGAAAAAACAGACCTTCTTATACTAACTGATATTTGTCTTTGTCAATACACTTCACATGGCCACTGTGGAGTAGTTTGTGACGGAACTATAAAAAATGATGATACACTTAAATTATTGTCAAAAACTGCACTTTCTCATGCAAAAGCAGGGGCAGATATAGTAGCCCCATCTGACATGATGGATGGAAGAGTAAAAGCAATAAGAACAGAATTGGATAAAAATTCTTTTGAAGATATTTTGATTATGTCCTATGCTGCAAAGTTCTTATCCTCATTTTACGGCCCTTTTAGAGAAGCTGCACATTCCGCACCTGTATTTGGAGACCGAAGAACATACCAAATGGAGCCTGCAAATATATTGGAAGCTTTGAGGGAAGTTGAGCTTGATATTAAAGAAGGTGCAGATATTATTATGGTGAAGCCTGCACTGCCTTATCTTGATGTTATCTATAGGGTGAAAGAAAGATTCGAAATGCCAACTGCGGCATATAATGTTAGTGGAGAATATTCAATGATAAAAGCCGCTTCAAAAATGGGCTGGATAGACGAAAATAAAGTAATCAAAGAACTACTTTTAGGAATAAAGCGTGCTGGAGCTGATTTAATAATATCGTACTTTGCATTGGAGTACGCATCCTTATGA
- a CDS encoding DUF2099 family protein has translation MGEHIIEALGKSKVVIRDGKVVSVEDPIIDYCPLFDKYRGIKKLTKESIKENIEFRIKDFGMCTEERKFPSQDFLSIGASEIMSTLLKKGLLDAVVIVGDGCGTVILTESEKVEGIAGRISGVIKTNPIDSVITFVGKSNVLNPEDSEINQIEGLKMAISKGYKNIAVTISNAKELPEIRKIEKNNSCDVLVFGVHTTGSSREDAIIFMELGDIITACMSKEIKEVGDKQNIYKTKTKIPIYAPSEKGKKAIEIRLKEIEKKD, from the coding sequence ATGGGAGAACATATAATTGAAGCCCTTGGCAAATCAAAGGTAGTTATAAGGGATGGAAAAGTTGTAAGTGTTGAAGATCCTATTATAGATTATTGCCCACTTTTTGATAAATATAGGGGGATAAAAAAATTAACTAAAGAATCCATAAAAGAAAATATTGAATTTAGAATTAAAGATTTTGGCATGTGCACTGAAGAGAGAAAATTCCCTTCACAGGATTTTTTGTCCATAGGTGCAAGTGAGATTATGTCTACTTTATTAAAAAAAGGATTGTTGGATGCAGTCGTTATTGTGGGAGACGGCTGTGGGACCGTCATTTTAACAGAGTCCGAAAAAGTTGAGGGCATAGCCGGAAGGATATCAGGCGTTATTAAAACAAATCCTATTGATAGCGTAATCACTTTTGTAGGTAAATCTAATGTATTGAATCCTGAAGACTCTGAGATAAATCAAATTGAAGGGTTAAAAATGGCAATATCCAAAGGTTACAAGAATATTGCTGTTACCATATCAAACGCTAAAGAATTGCCCGAAATAAGAAAAATTGAAAAGAATAATTCTTGCGATGTTCTAGTTTTTGGAGTTCACACAACAGGCTCCTCGAGAGAAGATGCGATTATATTTATGGAACTAGGAGACATAATAACTGCATGCATGTCTAAAGAAATAAAAGAAGTTGGCGATAAACAGAATATTTACAAAACTAAGACAAAAATCCCCATTTATGCGCCTAGTGAAAAGGGAAAAAAAGCTATTGAAATAAGGTTAAAAGAAATTGAAAAGAAAGATTAG
- a CDS encoding aspartate kinase, whose protein sequence is MRIVMKYGGTSVGNADRFLNTANIAIDAYNKGNEVVVVVSAMSGVTDMLLGAADKSLKGEDIVPVLNELRSKHFDSCKNIKNDELLEVTKEGINTLLVDLEKSLIGVHYLGELSLRSKDRIVSFGERLSSLILSKTIEAQGVLSDKIDAFSLIVTDNKFGEAAVLFNESYKKTSDTIIPLLKKGMIPVITGFIAKSKDGDITTLGRGGSDYTASIIGAGIGADEIWIMTDVDGIMTTNPKICNKAYTIPEMSYLEAMELAYFGAKVLHPRTIEPAVSKNIPVRVKNSMSNSSGTLILRDTKANHKVVKAISIIENAAIVYVSGAGMIGVPGVAAKVFKALGDHNINVYMISQGSSEANISFVISEKDTEKSEKALREAFPTKDLVKDISHIRGVNIISVVGKGMKGAVGTAGRLFTAIANDKVNILMISQGSSEVSISFVVSKEEGYKAIRAIHKAYLE, encoded by the coding sequence ATGAGAATTGTGATGAAATACGGCGGAACATCTGTTGGCAATGCCGATAGATTCCTTAACACTGCGAATATAGCTATTGATGCATATAATAAAGGAAATGAAGTGGTAGTTGTAGTTTCTGCAATGTCTGGCGTTACTGACATGCTTCTTGGGGCTGCTGATAAATCTCTTAAGGGAGAAGATATTGTCCCCGTTTTAAATGAACTCAGGTCTAAGCATTTTGACTCTTGTAAAAACATTAAAAATGATGAATTATTAGAAGTTACTAAAGAAGGGATTAATACTCTTTTAGTTGATTTAGAAAAAAGTTTGATAGGGGTCCATTATTTAGGAGAACTTTCTTTAAGATCAAAAGACAGAATAGTATCTTTTGGAGAAAGACTCTCGAGTTTAATATTGTCAAAAACAATTGAAGCGCAAGGTGTTTTATCAGATAAAATAGATGCCTTTTCCTTGATTGTAACTGACAATAAATTTGGAGAAGCAGCGGTATTATTTAACGAGAGCTACAAAAAAACATCAGATACTATAATACCCTTACTAAAAAAGGGCATGATTCCAGTAATCACTGGATTCATCGCTAAAAGTAAGGATGGAGATATCACCACTCTGGGCAGAGGTGGTTCTGATTACACTGCATCAATAATCGGAGCAGGGATTGGGGCTGACGAAATATGGATAATGACTGATGTAGATGGAATAATGACTACAAATCCAAAAATATGTAACAAAGCATACACAATTCCTGAAATGTCATATCTTGAAGCAATGGAACTGGCCTATTTTGGTGCAAAAGTATTACATCCCCGAACCATAGAACCAGCAGTATCCAAAAATATTCCAGTCAGAGTAAAAAACAGCATGTCCAACTCTTCAGGTACTTTAATACTTAGAGATACAAAAGCTAATCACAAAGTTGTAAAGGCTATAAGCATAATTGAAAATGCAGCAATAGTTTATGTTTCTGGCGCCGGAATGATTGGAGTTCCAGGAGTTGCTGCAAAAGTATTCAAAGCATTAGGGGACCACAATATTAATGTCTATATGATTTCTCAGGGATCCTCCGAAGCAAATATATCGTTTGTAATCTCTGAAAAAGATACAGAAAAATCTGAAAAAGCTTTGAGGGAAGCATTTCCTACAAAAGATTTAGTAAAGGATATTTCACATATAAGAGGAGTGAACATCATAAGTGTAGTGGGTAAGGGAATGAAAGGCGCAGTAGGAACTGCTGGAAGATTATTTACTGCAATTGCAAATGATAAAGTCAATATACTTATGATTTCTCAAGGATCTTCTGAAGTTTCAATATCTTTTGTGGTATCTAAAGAAGAAGGATACAAAGCAATAAGAGCAATACACAAAGCTTATCTTGAATAG